One part of the Dyadobacter sp. 676 genome encodes these proteins:
- a CDS encoding response regulator: MEPLLNFFLIDDSAFDLFIYEKLLIKSGITNSVKTFNSARDALKHLIGQAGSLPDTVILLDLQMPDMNGFEFIDEFDKLPESIRQKIRIFMLSSTIDTRDIEKARASRHIIDLLPKPLEIPFLKKKLAL; encoded by the coding sequence ATGGAGCCACTGCTTAACTTCTTTTTGATAGATGACAGCGCATTCGACCTGTTCATCTACGAAAAGCTATTGATCAAAAGCGGCATTACAAATTCGGTCAAAACTTTCAATTCGGCGCGCGACGCCCTCAAACACCTCATCGGCCAGGCCGGCAGCCTGCCCGATACCGTTATCCTGCTCGATCTCCAAATGCCCGACATGAACGGCTTCGAATTCATCGACGAGTTCGACAAGCTTCCTGAAAGTATCCGGCAGAAAATCAGGATATTCATGCTTTCATCGACCATCGACACCCGCGACATCGAGAAAGCCCGGGCGAGCCGGCACATCATCGACCTGCTACCCAAACCGCTCGAAATCCCGTTTCTCAAAAAGAAACTGGCTCTTTGA
- a CDS encoding hybrid sensor histidine kinase/response regulator, whose product MSEKAITILYIDDEEHNLHSFKASFRKQYDITITSSVVEAEQMLEEKDFCIILADQRMPVMTGVQFFEKIRVKFPKPIRILITGHTDIGAAIDAINKGEVFRFIDKPWDYKYVENAISNAYDIYKTREDLKQRNIELQKANEELDKFVYSASHDLRAPLMSVLGIVNLALLEEDVKSQNEYLELIRQSVKKLDTFIINIIDYYKNARGVPVVTDISFEELVTEVQATIQYLPEYGNLKMTTDIQQDGVFHSDVMKLRIIFNNLINNAIKFQDKSKPDPFVHLTVKSTPSEAKIIVEDNGTGIKESDQDKIFKMFYRAGATNSGSGIGLYIVHEAISKLGGEISVTSKIGQGSIFEINIPSINK is encoded by the coding sequence ATGAGCGAAAAAGCGATAACCATTCTGTACATTGACGACGAGGAGCACAATCTGCATTCGTTCAAGGCTTCCTTCCGCAAGCAATACGATATCACGATCACCTCCTCGGTAGTGGAAGCAGAGCAAATGCTGGAAGAGAAGGATTTCTGTATCATCCTGGCCGACCAGCGGATGCCGGTGATGACGGGCGTCCAGTTTTTCGAGAAAATCAGGGTCAAATTCCCGAAACCGATCCGTATCCTTATCACAGGGCATACGGACATCGGCGCGGCCATCGACGCGATCAACAAAGGCGAAGTTTTCAGGTTCATCGACAAACCCTGGGATTATAAATATGTCGAAAATGCCATTTCCAATGCTTACGATATTTACAAAACCCGCGAAGACCTGAAACAGCGGAACATCGAATTGCAAAAGGCGAACGAAGAGCTGGATAAATTTGTGTACAGCGCCTCGCACGACCTGCGCGCGCCGCTGATGTCGGTGCTCGGCATTGTGAACCTCGCATTGCTCGAAGAGGACGTCAAATCGCAGAATGAATATCTGGAACTAATCCGGCAGTCGGTGAAAAAGCTGGATACGTTCATCATCAACATCATCGACTATTACAAAAATGCCCGCGGTGTGCCCGTCGTCACCGATATCAGCTTCGAGGAGCTGGTAACGGAGGTGCAGGCGACCATTCAATACCTGCCCGAATACGGCAACCTGAAAATGACCACCGATATCCAGCAGGACGGCGTGTTTCATTCGGACGTGATGAAGCTGCGGATCATTTTCAATAACCTGATCAACAACGCGATCAAATTCCAGGATAAATCCAAGCCGGACCCGTTTGTGCACCTGACCGTGAAATCGACGCCGTCGGAGGCCAAAATCATAGTAGAAGACAACGGAACAGGTATTAAGGAATCCGATCAGGACAAAATTTTCAAAATGTTTTACCGTGCAGGCGCGACCAACAGCGGCTCAGGGATAGGACTTTACATTGTACACGAGGCGATCTCGAAATTAGGAGGAGAAATCAGCGTAACTTCAAAAATCGGCCAGGGTAGTATTTTTGAAATTAACATTCCTTCTATTAACAAATAA
- a CDS encoding 7TM diverse intracellular signaling domain-containing protein yields the protein MVIKFYRILFLLFTFLVFGKASRAGEIVFSGSDISIGQYVDILEDSLGTLTFQQVRSSGRFVPNQEQTPNFGLSNSAFWIRFTLRNETKDPNIFFELANARIDFCTIYNEENGQIRQERISLNEPFAAREVQHQNTVFKLNIPPGQSKTYYLKVLGSEQIVLPLFVRSEMGFFRFALKNEVIAGIQMGILTVMMLYNFFLYFSIREKSYLYYVLYILFIGLTQTTITGYTFKYIWPDLPMFNVYAIRIFPSLAGSFAVLFMQNFLHSRENSPVIHKVLTLIFVSYGFAILFNLLGMQRLSYRVIDVTGVAACLLVLAVAIQLSLRGYRPAKFYLVAWIMFLIGIVLYTLRNLNILPYNMFTNYTQQVGATIEVILLSFALADKINILKKEKEASQAQALRISMENEKIILEQNAFLEKSVNERTAELQFANNELNLTLTKLKDAQTQLIDSEKMASLGQLTAGIAHEINNPINFVSSNIRPLRRDIDDVLEILDSYDGIREVGSLEQLQDKVKEIERLKEDLDLDYLKTELGTLLKGMEDGAHRTVEIVKGLKIFSRVDETDLNLVNINEGIESTLIILNYQMGNSITLVKELGNIPSIECYAGKLNQVFMNILTNSIYALQKEKHQSKTPTIWVKSWLKDPETVAISIRDNGPGMTPEVRAKIFEPFFTTKQVGDGTGLGLSIVFKIIEVHSGNIQVNTEVGEGTEFLITLPVKRKARPIPDFQ from the coding sequence ATGGTTATAAAATTTTACAGGATATTATTTCTTCTATTTACCTTTCTGGTTTTCGGCAAAGCATCCCGTGCCGGTGAAATCGTCTTTTCGGGTAGCGATATCTCCATTGGTCAATACGTTGATATCCTTGAAGACTCACTGGGAACCCTGACTTTCCAGCAGGTAAGATCGTCCGGCCGCTTCGTCCCCAATCAGGAGCAGACGCCCAATTTCGGCCTCAGCAATTCCGCCTTCTGGATCAGGTTTACACTCAGAAATGAAACGAAAGACCCCAATATTTTTTTCGAGCTCGCCAACGCGCGTATTGATTTCTGCACGATTTATAACGAAGAAAACGGTCAGATCCGGCAGGAAAGGATCTCTCTGAACGAACCTTTCGCCGCCAGAGAAGTACAGCATCAGAATACGGTGTTCAAACTGAATATCCCGCCGGGGCAATCGAAAACATACTATCTCAAGGTCCTGGGGAGTGAGCAAATCGTACTTCCGCTGTTTGTGCGAAGTGAGATGGGCTTTTTTCGATTTGCGTTGAAGAACGAGGTCATCGCAGGGATACAGATGGGTATCCTCACTGTAATGATGCTGTACAACTTCTTTCTGTACTTCTCGATCAGGGAAAAAAGCTATTTGTATTATGTGCTGTATATTCTCTTCATCGGGTTGACGCAGACGACCATCACGGGCTACACATTTAAATACATCTGGCCCGATTTGCCGATGTTCAACGTCTATGCAATACGGATTTTCCCGTCCCTGGCGGGAAGTTTTGCTGTGCTGTTTATGCAGAATTTCCTGCATAGCAGGGAAAATTCGCCGGTGATACACAAAGTACTGACCCTCATTTTCGTCTCCTACGGATTTGCAATACTTTTTAACCTGTTAGGAATGCAAAGGCTTAGCTACCGGGTTATCGACGTAACCGGAGTTGCCGCCTGCCTGCTTGTTCTGGCGGTTGCGATCCAGCTTTCACTCAGAGGTTACCGTCCGGCTAAATTCTATCTTGTGGCCTGGATAATGTTCCTGATCGGTATCGTGTTGTACACACTCCGTAATCTCAATATCCTGCCTTACAACATGTTCACAAATTACACACAGCAGGTAGGGGCAACCATAGAAGTTATTTTGCTATCTTTTGCACTTGCAGATAAAATCAACATTCTGAAAAAAGAGAAAGAAGCTTCGCAGGCCCAGGCGCTACGTATTTCCATGGAGAACGAAAAAATCATTCTGGAACAAAACGCTTTCCTTGAAAAAAGCGTGAATGAAAGAACCGCGGAGTTACAATTTGCCAACAACGAGCTCAACCTTACACTTACCAAACTAAAAGACGCCCAGACACAACTGATCGACTCGGAAAAAATGGCGTCGCTCGGTCAGCTCACGGCGGGTATCGCGCACGAGATCAATAACCCGATTAACTTCGTCAGTTCCAATATCCGGCCGCTAAGGAGAGACATCGACGATGTGTTGGAAATCCTGGACTCCTACGACGGCATCCGGGAAGTCGGTTCGCTGGAACAACTTCAGGACAAGGTGAAGGAAATCGAACGGCTTAAAGAAGACCTCGATCTGGATTATCTCAAAACGGAGCTCGGCACGTTGCTGAAAGGCATGGAAGACGGCGCCCACCGGACTGTCGAGATCGTGAAGGGCCTGAAGATATTCTCGCGGGTGGATGAAACCGACCTTAATCTGGTCAATATCAACGAGGGAATCGAATCCACACTCATTATCCTCAACTACCAGATGGGGAATTCAATTACGCTCGTAAAGGAACTCGGCAACATACCGAGCATCGAATGCTACGCAGGCAAGCTCAACCAGGTTTTTATGAATATTCTCACCAACTCCATCTATGCCTTGCAAAAGGAAAAACACCAGAGCAAAACACCGACTATCTGGGTGAAATCCTGGTTGAAAGATCCCGAAACCGTGGCGATATCGATCCGCGACAACGGTCCCGGCATGACACCGGAGGTCCGCGCGAAGATTTTCGAACCCTTCTTCACCACAAAGCAGGTCGGCGACGGTACCGGACTCGGGCTTTCAATTGTCTTTAAAATTATCGAAGTTCACAGCGGTAATATTCAAGTTAACACGGAGGTAGGTGAGGGAACAGAATTCCTGATCACGCTTCCGGTTAAAAGAAAAGCCCGCCCAATCCCTGATTTTCAATGA
- a CDS encoding Rv1355c family protein, translating into MYHDTENNHIYKPVFISKERYADKEKFLSFIEDYRGKTILDLFASQKKELIRIRNPRKRLTAAEVEQRYSEWAAGRDTDTEGHWIYYPWSGRLLHVVAEAEFIELRTSRNQFKITPAEQQELSGRSIGIIGLSVGHSVALSIATERICGRLKLADFDTIELSNLNRIRTGLHNIGINKCIVTAREIAEIDPFLTVECFPEGIDKANLDGFLLDGGKLDILIDECDDMALKINCRLRAAQLAIPVVMETSDRGMLDVERFDNEPNRPILHGLLQGLPLEKFEHISEEDRLPLVLRIVNAANASKRGKVSLMEIGQSIGTWPQLASAVTLGGGVVSDVCRRILLDQFSESGRYYVDLEELVGNKSPKPETSDPGNPFEPFDLNDAIRVADSLAAGQPSGVIDEAILKEIVNAACHAPSTGNDQPWKWLYRNGRLHLFHDRYRSYSFGDFDQIASNISFGAAYENLVLKSNEAGLRIRAELFPLGQESTLIAVITFADNGAAANTSPVFSPQSVAVIFERCTNRNPSTPVPISAEEFEALRTAAESVEGARFHYFDDREQMLALAEIIGECDRIRLLNPNGHRDFVEREMKWSPADAEKSRDGIDIRTLGMTKGQMTALSIIRDEEVAKGLKSIQGGGALIDVARTTVKTASALGMITMPRYDYPDFFWGGVSMQRLWLKAEELQFAIHPLISPFYIFPRVTRGNGTGLDEAESLKLQDLREKFMKLVPFEDNLAEVFLFKIASAPKPEIKSYRLPLEETLFIVNL; encoded by the coding sequence ATGTACCACGACACAGAGAATAACCATATCTACAAACCGGTTTTCATCTCCAAAGAGCGCTACGCAGATAAAGAAAAGTTTCTTTCGTTCATCGAAGACTATCGCGGCAAAACCATCCTGGATTTATTTGCTTCCCAGAAAAAAGAACTCATACGTATCCGTAACCCCAGAAAACGGCTTACCGCCGCTGAGGTTGAACAGCGTTACAGCGAATGGGCTGCTGGCAGGGATACCGACACCGAAGGCCACTGGATCTACTATCCCTGGTCCGGGCGCCTTTTGCATGTCGTAGCGGAAGCGGAATTCATTGAACTCAGGACCAGCCGGAACCAGTTTAAAATCACGCCCGCCGAGCAGCAAGAACTTTCGGGGCGTTCCATTGGCATTATCGGCCTGTCAGTCGGGCACTCGGTCGCTTTGAGCATCGCCACCGAGCGAATATGCGGCAGGCTGAAACTGGCTGATTTTGACACCATTGAACTAAGTAACCTTAACCGTATACGCACAGGGCTGCACAACATCGGCATTAACAAATGCATTGTTACCGCCCGGGAAATTGCCGAGATCGACCCTTTCCTGACGGTTGAATGCTTTCCGGAGGGCATTGACAAAGCAAACCTGGACGGGTTTCTGCTCGATGGCGGCAAACTGGATATCCTCATCGACGAATGCGACGATATGGCACTGAAAATCAACTGCCGGCTCCGCGCCGCCCAGCTGGCCATACCGGTCGTCATGGAAACGAGCGACCGGGGAATGCTCGACGTGGAACGGTTTGACAACGAACCGAACCGGCCCATTCTCCATGGGCTCCTGCAAGGCCTCCCGCTGGAAAAATTCGAACATATCTCCGAAGAAGACAGGCTTCCGCTCGTGCTCCGGATCGTGAATGCGGCCAACGCATCGAAAAGAGGCAAGGTTTCGCTGATGGAGATCGGACAGAGCATTGGAACATGGCCGCAACTTGCCAGCGCGGTGACCTTGGGCGGAGGTGTCGTCAGCGACGTGTGCCGCCGCATCCTGCTCGATCAGTTTAGCGAATCGGGCAGGTATTATGTCGATCTTGAAGAGCTTGTGGGCAACAAATCGCCAAAGCCGGAAACGTCGGATCCCGGCAATCCTTTCGAACCGTTCGATTTGAACGATGCTATTCGCGTGGCCGATTCGTTGGCTGCCGGGCAACCTTCCGGAGTAATCGACGAAGCTATTTTAAAAGAGATTGTAAACGCGGCATGCCATGCCCCTTCAACCGGAAACGACCAGCCGTGGAAATGGCTTTACCGGAACGGCAGGCTGCATTTGTTCCATGACCGCTACCGCTCCTACTCTTTCGGTGATTTCGACCAGATCGCATCGAACATCTCGTTTGGGGCTGCGTACGAGAACCTGGTCCTGAAAAGCAATGAAGCAGGGCTGCGTATCCGGGCGGAATTGTTCCCGCTGGGGCAGGAATCTACGCTGATCGCGGTCATTACGTTTGCAGATAACGGTGCGGCCGCAAATACATCACCGGTTTTTTCGCCACAATCGGTCGCGGTGATATTCGAGCGTTGCACCAACAGGAACCCTTCTACCCCAGTACCAATTTCTGCCGAAGAATTTGAAGCGTTACGGACGGCCGCCGAAAGCGTGGAAGGTGCCCGGTTCCACTATTTTGACGACAGGGAACAAATGCTCGCACTCGCAGAAATTATCGGAGAATGTGACCGGATAAGACTTTTAAACCCCAATGGCCACCGGGATTTTGTTGAAAGGGAAATGAAATGGTCCCCGGCCGATGCTGAAAAATCCAGAGACGGGATCGATATCCGGACGTTGGGCATGACCAAAGGGCAAATGACGGCACTTTCGATCATCCGGGACGAAGAAGTTGCCAAAGGCTTAAAAAGCATTCAGGGAGGCGGGGCACTGATCGACGTTGCCCGGACCACGGTGAAGACTGCATCGGCCCTGGGTATGATCACAATGCCGAGATACGACTATCCGGATTTCTTTTGGGGAGGAGTATCCATGCAACGGCTTTGGCTGAAAGCAGAAGAATTGCAATTTGCGATCCATCCGTTAATTTCCCCGTTTTATATATTCCCCAGGGTGACCAGGGGCAATGGGACCGGCCTGGATGAAGCGGAAAGCTTAAAATTGCAGGATTTGCGGGAAAAATTTATGAAACTCGTTCCGTTTGAAGATAATCTTGCAGAGGTGTTCCTGTTCAAAATTGCCAGTGCACCAAAACCAGAGATAAAAAGTTACAGATTACCACTTGAAGAGACACTTTTTATCGTAAACCTTTGA
- a CDS encoding response regulator gives MEKGKISVLYVDDEINNLNSFKAAFRRDFNILIATSGREGLELLKHNVVHVIITDQRMPEMTGVDFLIEVLKNYADPVRILLTGYTDITAVIDAVNKGHIYYYLNKPWDEQQLRIIIKNAYEIFHLREENKELIEKLIDVNGQLEFLLRQNLLS, from the coding sequence ATGGAAAAAGGAAAAATAAGCGTACTGTACGTGGATGATGAAATCAACAACCTTAACTCATTCAAGGCCGCTTTCAGGAGAGACTTTAATATTTTAATCGCTACCTCGGGGCGGGAAGGCCTGGAACTTCTGAAGCACAATGTGGTACATGTGATCATCACCGACCAACGGATGCCCGAAATGACCGGCGTCGATTTCCTGATCGAGGTCCTCAAAAATTACGCTGACCCCGTACGTATCCTGTTGACGGGCTATACGGACATTACAGCGGTGATCGACGCCGTGAACAAGGGGCATATTTATTACTATCTCAACAAGCCCTGGGACGAACAGCAATTACGGATCATCATTAAAAACGCCTACGAGATCTTCCATTTGCGGGAAGAAAACAAGGAACTGATCGAAAAGCTGATCGATGTGAACGGGCAGCTGGAATTTCTTCTCCGACAGAACCTGCTTTCCTAG
- a CDS encoding alpha/beta hydrolase — translation MKPLYRTYTLVVLIGLGISCRYPAPEPGPVDGGCDTTVPNKPDTVIIDTIPAKNPDSLLARTARFGADRIFDDASLDISKGVFATATDYRGQKVDLNYEFVAPANDSLKYRPFVLTVHEGAFLFGDLGNEMGKARGLAQRGYAAAAINYRLGFNGASEQNACGGNSTEAVRAVYRSVQDTYAAIHYFVDRAEEFGIDTRQIMLAGSSAGAITVTALVYMNEADFEALQPGITKALGRLDPQAENSPFRVRALLTQLGYGIFRSDYINASNAMPTVFFQRIGDNVLPYYRGTFLSCPTYLPMEGAKMASDQLKKFKIPFELNYENLEGHHLSFPEEYVVSRYAQFMKRLWSQDPRQITNDAYKTVEDVALH, via the coding sequence TTGAAGCCACTTTACCGGACATATACTTTGGTTGTTCTGATCGGGCTAGGTATCAGTTGCCGCTACCCGGCTCCCGAGCCGGGGCCTGTCGACGGTGGCTGCGACACAACGGTCCCCAATAAGCCGGATACGGTGATTATCGATACGATCCCCGCCAAAAATCCGGATTCCCTGCTTGCCCGCACCGCGCGTTTCGGCGCCGACCGGATTTTCGACGATGCCAGCCTGGACATCAGCAAAGGCGTATTTGCGACTGCAACGGATTACCGCGGACAAAAAGTAGATCTGAACTACGAGTTTGTCGCGCCGGCGAACGATTCCCTTAAATACCGTCCGTTTGTGCTGACGGTCCATGAAGGGGCATTCCTTTTTGGTGATTTGGGCAACGAAATGGGGAAGGCCCGCGGGCTGGCCCAAAGGGGGTACGCGGCGGCGGCGATCAATTACCGGCTCGGGTTCAACGGCGCCAGCGAACAGAATGCCTGTGGGGGCAACAGCACGGAAGCCGTGCGGGCCGTCTACCGGTCGGTGCAGGATACTTACGCGGCCATTCACTATTTCGTAGATCGTGCGGAGGAATTCGGCATCGACACCCGGCAGATCATGCTCGCAGGCAGCAGTGCGGGAGCGATCACCGTAACCGCACTCGTGTATATGAACGAGGCCGATTTCGAGGCGCTTCAACCGGGTATTACCAAAGCATTGGGCCGGCTCGACCCACAAGCCGAGAACAGCCCGTTCCGGGTGCGGGCGTTACTTACACAACTCGGGTACGGCATATTCAGAAGCGACTATATCAATGCTTCGAATGCCATGCCGACGGTGTTTTTTCAACGGATAGGCGATAATGTGCTGCCCTATTACAGAGGGACATTTCTTTCATGCCCGACTTATCTGCCGATGGAAGGGGCAAAAATGGCGTCCGATCAATTGAAAAAATTCAAAATACCGTTCGAACTGAATTACGAAAACCTGGAAGGTCATCACCTGAGCTTTCCCGAAGAATATGTGGTGAGCCGCTATGCGCAGTTTATGAAACGGTTGTGGTCGCAGGACCCGCGGCAAATTACGAACGACGCCTACAAGACGGTGGAAGACGTGGCGCTGCACTGA
- a CDS encoding acyltransferase, producing MISGFIMVYITRNTVLSGRNVLRFFLKRLIRIWPVYAIVTLAYCFLQSRLSISPEWPSELVKSLLFIPLSDTPAPFYGYATLNVGWSLNYEIYFYLLIAVSMFFQRLRWYAFFLMIAVTLVGIPTYYGVFTFKADKMADLGAPYLNMVTNPIIWNFVCGVFLGLAYYHRALHERIGAFLAVRMMAPAILCLAVWQFLSGFLGGFGPFEWGIGSMAIFAVFVFHYQHRIQKFPSWLVRLGDMSFSIYLLHVPVVVGLGFLFRKIGFPVYSEGTAMFFLSLTLTLVASRLSYEYLEIRLTSYLGQWMNAGKKLAVPEHMGR from the coding sequence GTGATCAGTGGTTTTATTATGGTGTATATCACCCGCAATACCGTACTTTCGGGGCGGAACGTTCTGCGCTTTTTTCTCAAACGGCTGATCAGGATCTGGCCTGTATATGCGATCGTTACCCTGGCCTACTGTTTTCTGCAAAGCCGCCTTTCGATCAGTCCCGAGTGGCCGTCGGAACTTGTCAAAAGCCTCCTTTTCATCCCGTTGTCCGATACCCCGGCGCCTTTCTACGGCTATGCCACGCTCAATGTGGGATGGAGCCTCAATTATGAGATCTACTTTTACCTTCTGATAGCGGTTTCGATGTTTTTCCAAAGGCTTCGCTGGTATGCGTTTTTCCTGATGATCGCCGTTACGCTGGTGGGCATTCCTACCTATTACGGTGTTTTCACCTTCAAGGCCGATAAAATGGCCGATCTGGGCGCTCCCTACCTCAACATGGTCACCAATCCGATTATTTGGAACTTCGTATGCGGCGTATTTCTGGGACTGGCGTATTACCATCGTGCGCTTCACGAACGCATCGGCGCGTTCCTTGCCGTCAGGATGATGGCTCCCGCCATTCTTTGCCTGGCGGTCTGGCAGTTTCTGTCGGGCTTTCTCGGCGGTTTCGGGCCTTTCGAATGGGGGATCGGGTCTATGGCGATTTTTGCGGTATTCGTTTTCCACTACCAGCACCGCATTCAGAAATTCCCCTCCTGGCTTGTCAGGCTGGGCGATATGTCGTTTTCCATATATCTGCTGCACGTTCCGGTTGTAGTTGGCCTCGGTTTTCTTTTCCGGAAAATAGGGTTCCCCGTGTACAGCGAAGGCACCGCGATGTTCTTTCTTTCGCTGACCCTTACCCTCGTGGCTTCACGGTTGTCGTACGAATACCTCGAAATAAGGCTTACCTCCTACCTCGGCCAATGGATGAATGCCGGGAAAAAACTCGCGGTGCCGGAGCATATGGGCCGTTAG
- a CDS encoding SRPBCC domain-containing protein → MAQELTVSKKIFIEAPVAKVWEVLVAPKYIRQWDDLPADFEDYYLEHGKVIDWSGMTRLTVTGYEPNESLVFSLYVSKWELPPSHYNITYSYRLTEEGTGTWLELEIGDFSVLPDGRDYHASSEQFASAALGKIKNLSENRV, encoded by the coding sequence ATGGCACAGGAGCTTACCGTCAGCAAAAAAATATTCATCGAAGCCCCTGTGGCAAAGGTGTGGGAGGTGTTGGTCGCGCCCAAGTACATCCGACAATGGGACGATCTTCCCGCCGATTTCGAGGATTACTACCTGGAACATGGAAAAGTGATCGACTGGTCGGGAATGACGCGCCTTACGGTTACCGGATACGAACCCAATGAATCGCTTGTTTTCTCGCTCTACGTTTCGAAATGGGAACTGCCGCCCTCGCATTACAATATCACATACAGTTACCGGCTGACTGAGGAGGGAACGGGTACCTGGCTGGAACTGGAAATCGGAGACTTTTCGGTGCTGCCCGACGGCCGCGACTACCATGCTTCTTCGGAACAGTTTGCAAGCGCAGCGCTGGGGAAAATCAAAAATCTGTCGGAAAACAGGGTTTAA
- a CDS encoding MerR family transcriptional regulator — protein MEPNTKLYYDTNEVAEMVGCEPSALRFWEKKFPQLNPKRDSRNRRRYTERDIEIIRKIMHQRDKQGRTIKGTREQLRRKEEAQLLIQRLMRVRKFLTDIHEVL, from the coding sequence ATGGAACCCAATACGAAACTATATTACGACACCAACGAAGTTGCCGAAATGGTAGGTTGCGAACCGTCGGCGCTCCGGTTCTGGGAGAAAAAATTTCCGCAGCTCAATCCCAAACGCGATTCGCGGAACCGCAGGCGCTACACCGAGCGCGATATCGAGATCATCCGGAAAATCATGCACCAGCGCGACAAGCAGGGGCGTACCATCAAGGGCACGCGCGAACAGCTGCGCCGTAAGGAGGAAGCCCAGCTGCTGATCCAGCGGCTGATGCGCGTAAGGAAGTTTTTAACAGATATTCACGAAGTGCTCTGA
- a CDS encoding M20/M25/M40 family metallo-hydrolase, producing the protein MKYLFSTILAVAFVLESFGQRFQAGAIRKHIEFLASDDLEGRGTASLGEIRAANYIVAAFKAAGLKPAGTRGYFQPFEVTFGIDGEAHDLTGRNVAGFLDNGAPKTIVIGAHYDHLGKGFQGSSLSPDSKNKIHNGADDNASGTAGVLELARYFAGNNVKEKHNFLFITFSGEELGLIGSKHYVEKPTLPLNTFSAMINMDMIGRLDERKGIIVSGWGTSSVWGKLIPDLAKRQNLKYTVDSSGVGASDHTSFYLKNIPVVQFFTGSHGDYHKISDDPEKINYEGEARILALISDLLESLDKETADPEFVTAGNPHSGATTSNFKVTLGVMPDYSYTGEGLKIDGVSKARPAEKAGIVVGDIITKLGGEPIGTIYDYMEILGKHEKGETVEVELQRGGETKVVKVTF; encoded by the coding sequence ATGAAATACCTTTTTTCAACGATATTGGCGGTTGCCTTTGTCCTGGAATCATTCGGGCAACGTTTTCAGGCCGGAGCTATTCGAAAACACATCGAATTCCTGGCTTCCGACGATCTGGAAGGGCGAGGGACGGCCAGCCTGGGGGAGATAAGGGCCGCTAATTACATTGTCGCAGCATTCAAGGCGGCGGGATTGAAACCTGCCGGTACCAGAGGCTATTTCCAGCCTTTCGAAGTTACATTCGGTATCGATGGAGAAGCACATGATCTCACAGGCAGGAACGTGGCCGGGTTTCTCGATAACGGCGCGCCGAAGACCATTGTGATCGGAGCGCATTACGACCATTTAGGCAAGGGTTTTCAGGGAAGCTCGCTATCTCCCGACAGTAAGAACAAAATCCACAACGGGGCCGACGACAATGCCTCCGGAACCGCTGGCGTGCTGGAACTGGCCCGCTATTTTGCGGGAAATAATGTGAAGGAAAAGCACAACTTCCTGTTTATCACATTCTCCGGTGAAGAATTGGGCCTTATTGGTTCCAAGCACTACGTAGAGAAGCCAACATTGCCTCTGAATACTTTTTCAGCGATGATCAATATGGATATGATCGGACGGCTGGATGAGCGGAAGGGCATCATCGTTTCCGGCTGGGGCACGAGCAGCGTTTGGGGAAAGCTGATCCCGGACCTGGCTAAACGGCAGAACCTGAAATATACCGTTGACTCGTCCGGGGTAGGGGCTTCGGACCACACCTCCTTTTACCTGAAAAACATTCCGGTAGTGCAGTTCTTCACCGGCAGTCATGGGGATTACCACAAAATATCCGACGATCCTGAGAAGATCAACTACGAAGGAGAAGCGAGGATACTCGCATTGATATCCGATTTATTGGAAAGTCTCGACAAGGAAACGGCCGATCCGGAATTTGTGACGGCCGGCAACCCGCATTCGGGTGCTACAACCAGCAATTTCAAGGTAACCCTCGGTGTAATGCCCGATTACAGCTATACGGGCGAAGGCCTGAAAATCGACGGCGTTTCAAAAGCGCGTCCTGCCGAGAAAGCGGGCATTGTGGTTGGTGACATTATTACAAAACTTGGAGGAGAGCCGATCGGGACGATCTACGATTACATGGAAATCCTGGGCAAACACGAAAAAGGCGAGACCGTCGAGGTTGAGCTCCAGCGCGGTGGCGAGACGAAGGTTGTCAAGGTGACGTTCTGA